The DNA region GGTCGTCAGTGTGACGGCGACGTGGAAATCATCTTATTTGTGAAGGCTAAACTCGACCAACTGGGTGAGGAAGAGATTCAGAATATCCGGCAGCTGGTAAGATCGAAACTTACCCCAAGACATGTACCACGACACGTATTTGCGGTTCGAGAGATTCCCTATACGAGAAGTGGAAAAAAGCTAGAAATAGCAGTCACGCGGGTCATACATGGCGAAGATGTTCCCAATCAAGGTGCTATTGCGAATCCTTCGTCCCTCTTAGAATACAAGCAAATCGCCAATAGTCTTTGAGATCAAAATCTCCCCTCCTGGTGAGGCAGGATTTCATCGGTATATTGATTCTTTTTCGAAACTTGAGGTTCAGTTCATGGACCTCATTTTTTTGTCCTCCTATCTTGATTTTTAGACTTAGCATAACGTAATTTATAGGATATAAAGCTTGAAGTTTTCATCTATGAAGGAGGTCTAAAATCATGGCCAAGAAGAAAGCAACGAAAAAAAAAGTTAGTAAGAAGACGGCAAAGAAAAAAGTAGCGAAGAAAAAAGTCGCCAAAAAGAAAGCAACAAAGAAAAAAGTGGCTAAGAAGACAAGTACGAAGAAAAAAGTTGCGAAGAAAGCAACAACCCGTAAAACAACAGCTCGCGCAGCTGCTACCACCGCGGTTGGCAAAGCCTTTGATAAGGTTTCTAAGGCTAGAACCAAGAGTCAGATTTTGACAGCCATTTCTGACAAGACAGGGCTTTCAAAAAAGGACGTAGGGGGTGTTTTCGAGACCTTGGGAGATTTGATCGGTTTCGATCTTAACAAAGGTCCAGGCTCATTTACCGTACCTGGTCTCATGAAGGTAGTTGTTGTTAGGAAGCCAGCGACAAAGGCTCGCAAAGGTATCAACCCTTTCACTGGACAGGAAATGATGTTTAAGGCTAAGCCTGCTCGTAATGTTGTGAAAGTTCGGCCTCTGAAGGGCTTGAAAGAAAAAGTCTAAGCCTTCCCACGCTGCGACAGACGCGTCTTCGCGTTTTTCGCAGAACTCTCCTTTTTGAGTAAGTTATCCTTGGGACATGAATCAGCCAAGCTCTTAAGATTTGTATTTTGGTAAGTCCAGTCACCAGCAATTTCCGCACAGGGAACCAGCACGAAGTCTCGCTCAGCCATGTAGGGATGGGGTACATTCAGGTGTTCTGTTGCGGACACTACTGCTTGGTTCTTTTCATCCAAGATCAAGATAATATCAAGATCTAAGGTTCTATTATCCCACCTCTTAAGGCGAACACGTCCAGCCTTGGCCTCGATGGCTAGCAGAACTTCCATCATGAGCGCAGGCTCAAGGGTGCTGTCGAGAATTAGAGCGCCATTCAGAAAAGCTTGATTGGCTGGGCCAACCGGTTTGGTGTGATAGATCGAAGACAGGGAAATGAGTTGCCCATGTTCTTGCAAGTTCTGTAGTCCGCTCTCAATATGAGTTAGCCGAGGCTCGATGTTGGAGCCGAAGGCTATCAAATAGCGGTACAGCACAAAGCATCTCCTGATCATTCGTTGTTCTCCGTCCCAGATTGGAATACACTTCCCTTCGGCTGGAATCAATGAGAAAGACTCTGGCACCTGTTTGAAACATGAAGGATGAGGAATGCAAGAACTCAAGAGTATTTATGAAATCACCAAGAATTTTGATGGGTTTCTTTTTGATGCCTATGGCGTTTTGGTTGATGAGCAAGGGCTGCTAGAAGGGGCCACAGAGCTGCTTTCCCACCTTGAGAGCATCGGCAAACCGTTTTGGATGCTCACCAATGGTAGCTCCAAAACGGTCGCTGACACAGTCAAAAGATACAGGAACATGGGCTTACCCTTCTCTGTGGATAATGTTATCACCTCGGGAGCTTTGCTCTCTGATTGCTTGGATCAGCTGACAGAGCCTGGGCAGGCTATCGGTGTTCTGGGTACCGAAGGCTCTCATCAGCTAGTGCGTGATGCAGGCCGATGTCCGGTAGCTATTACGGAGTCAAAGGATTTTGATATTTTGGTGATAGCGAATCAGACCGACTACGACTTTGTTCCGGCTTTGGATGCCGCTCTCAGTTTAGCCATTGATCGCATCGATCGTGGTTTGAACTTTACGGTTGTTTTAACCAATCCTGACCTTTTCTACCCTAAGGGAGAAAATCGATTTGGAATCACAGCAGGCAGCGTCTCCTTGATTTTGGAAGAGTGCCTAAAGCTTCGCTATGGCTCACTGCCTCCAAATCGTATTATAAAGCTTGGTAAACCATTTCCCCCTATGTTTCGAGAAGCAGAACGCCGTGCTGGTAGCAAGCGGCTAGTGATGGTTGGT from Pseudobacteriovorax antillogorgiicola includes:
- a CDS encoding HU family DNA-binding protein is translated as MAKKKATKKKVSKKTAKKKVAKKKVAKKKATKKKVAKKTSTKKKVAKKATTRKTTARAAATTAVGKAFDKVSKARTKSQILTAISDKTGLSKKDVGGVFETLGDLIGFDLNKGPGSFTVPGLMKVVVVRKPATKARKGINPFTGQEMMFKAKPARNVVKVRPLKGLKEKV
- the folK gene encoding 2-amino-4-hydroxy-6-hydroxymethyldihydropteridine diphosphokinase yields the protein MLYRYLIAFGSNIEPRLTHIESGLQNLQEHGQLISLSSIYHTKPVGPANQAFLNGALILDSTLEPALMMEVLLAIEAKAGRVRLKRWDNRTLDLDIILILDEKNQAVVSATEHLNVPHPYMAERDFVLVPCAEIAGDWTYQNTNLKSLADSCPKDNLLKKESSAKNAKTRLSQRGKA
- a CDS encoding HAD-IIA family hydrolase is translated as MQELKSIYEITKNFDGFLFDAYGVLVDEQGLLEGATELLSHLESIGKPFWMLTNGSSKTVADTVKRYRNMGLPFSVDNVITSGALLSDCLDQLTEPGQAIGVLGTEGSHQLVRDAGRCPVAITESKDFDILVIANQTDYDFVPALDAALSLAIDRIDRGLNFTVVLTNPDLFYPKGENRFGITAGSVSLILEECLKLRYGSLPPNRIIKLGKPFPPMFREAERRAGSKRLVMVGDQIYTDIKGANDYGFQSVLVATGLTGREMLDSLDDSLKPSYFVNHLKES